The Halorhabdus sp. BNX81 genome includes a region encoding these proteins:
- a CDS encoding inorganic phosphate transporter yields MAWALGANSNSPPFAPAIGAGAISTMRAAFLVGILAALGALLQGGSISETVGRDLILNTQITPLAATAGLLTAAAFMAFGVYSGYPVPAAFATTGAMVGVGLSLGGDPAIAKYQQLGLFWVLVPPVSGGLAYGTATILRRDDIPETVGVPLLAAVVSGIIANIELGIIPGEAAQNSLAGFASSTVGLPDPLVRAAVTVALAALGFLAIRRRTQASAEQGIRTFLVALGSVVAFSSGGSQVGLATGPLETLFVTRLELPTLVLLGIGAVGILAGAWMGAPRLLQATSREYAQLGARRSIAALVPGFIIAQVAIALGIPISFNNIVISGVIGGGLAAGSAGVSRRKIGVTVTFWLLTLASSVGVGYGLYWVFSTTLGME; encoded by the coding sequence ATGGCCTGGGCGCTGGGGGCCAACTCGAACTCGCCGCCCTTTGCGCCGGCCATCGGAGCCGGTGCCATCTCGACGATGCGGGCCGCCTTCCTGGTCGGCATCCTCGCAGCCCTCGGTGCACTTTTACAGGGCGGCTCGATCTCGGAGACCGTCGGCCGAGATCTCATCCTGAACACCCAGATCACGCCGCTGGCGGCGACGGCGGGGCTCCTCACCGCGGCGGCGTTCATGGCCTTCGGCGTCTACTCCGGATATCCAGTCCCGGCTGCCTTCGCCACCACCGGGGCGATGGTCGGCGTGGGGCTCTCGCTAGGTGGCGACCCCGCCATCGCGAAGTACCAGCAACTCGGGCTGTTCTGGGTACTCGTGCCCCCCGTTTCAGGTGGACTCGCCTACGGGACCGCGACGATCCTCCGGCGGGACGACATCCCCGAAACGGTCGGTGTCCCGCTGCTCGCGGCCGTCGTCTCCGGCATCATCGCGAACATCGAGTTGGGGATCATCCCGGGCGAGGCCGCCCAGAACTCGCTGGCCGGGTTTGCGTCGTCGACCGTCGGCTTGCCAGACCCGCTGGTCCGGGCGGCGGTCACCGTTGCCTTGGCTGCGCTCGGGTTCCTGGCGATCCGACGGCGGACACAGGCCTCGGCCGAGCAAGGGATTCGCACGTTCCTCGTGGCGCTCGGTAGCGTGGTCGCCTTTTCCTCCGGCGGCAGCCAGGTCGGTCTCGCGACCGGTCCGCTGGAGACGCTGTTCGTCACCAGGCTTGAACTGCCGACGCTCGTTCTGCTGGGAATCGGCGCGGTCGGGATCCTGGCCGGTGCGTGGATGGGTGCCCCGCGGCTCCTGCAGGCCACCTCCAGAGAGTACGCTCAGCTCGGCGCGCGCCGGTCGATCGCCGCTCTGGTCCCTGGATTCATCATCGCCCAGGTGGCGATCGCACTCGGTATCCCCATCTCGTTCAACAATATCGTCATCTCCGGGGTGATCGGCGGCGGGCTTGCTGCGGGCTCGGCGGGCGTCTCCCGACGGAAGATCGGCGTCACCGTGACCTTCTGGCTGCTCACGCTCGCGAGTTCGGTCGGCGTCGGCTACGGCCTCTATTGGGTGTTCTCGACAACGCTTGGCATGGAGTGA
- a CDS encoding FAD-binding protein, whose translation MTEAESTEVLIVGGGIAGCAAALAAAREVEQGESSNRASGETARSDAEVILATKARRPEDASTWWAQGGIAISRDDPEQFKQDIIDASAGTADPEAADVLVENANEAVRDVLVETLSVPFDVADSDGEDFDFGREAAHDEDRILHVDASTGSYVLERFLAFVDDHPDIQVLDDTAALDLITHEGEVRGAYLESDGDIWPTFAGATVLATGGVGDLYPDSTNPAGSTGDGIAMAALAGADIDDMEFVQFHPTAHVDDSGTLLISEAVRGEGATLRNAYGERFMPAYDEDAELAPRDVVSRAVKNEQGVSDEVFLDVSDIDFEERFPDLVEQCEQRGIDWESGIPVRPAQHFLCGGVSVDEWGRTSLDRLYAVGECAHTGVHGANRLASTSLLEGLVWGLRAGEDAPGREPTPMDVPDLDDRDPALPDSFAREKFTRLRRVMGEYVGIERDPDELERALGVLRRLKGEVDAYVRTRTSRSLYELRNASVVALLIARAAAANDESVGTHNLVSDDETTTDDEATVETP comes from the coding sequence ATGACTGAAGCAGAATCAACCGAGGTGCTGATCGTCGGCGGCGGCATTGCCGGCTGTGCGGCCGCACTTGCCGCGGCCCGCGAGGTCGAGCAAGGCGAGAGCTCGAACCGGGCGAGCGGTGAAACCGCGAGAAGTGATGCGGAAGTGATCCTCGCGACGAAAGCCCGCCGGCCCGAGGACGCCTCGACGTGGTGGGCCCAGGGCGGCATCGCCATCTCACGGGACGACCCCGAGCAGTTCAAGCAGGACATCATCGACGCATCCGCCGGCACCGCCGATCCCGAGGCAGCGGACGTCTTGGTCGAGAACGCCAACGAGGCCGTCCGGGATGTCCTCGTCGAGACGCTGTCGGTCCCGTTCGACGTGGCCGACAGTGACGGCGAGGACTTCGACTTCGGCCGGGAAGCCGCCCACGACGAGGACCGCATCCTGCACGTCGACGCCTCGACGGGTTCGTACGTCCTCGAACGCTTCCTCGCGTTCGTCGACGACCACCCGGACATCCAAGTGCTGGACGACACCGCCGCGCTGGACCTCATCACTCACGAGGGCGAGGTCCGCGGTGCGTACCTCGAATCCGACGGCGACATCTGGCCCACCTTCGCCGGCGCGACCGTGCTGGCGACCGGCGGCGTCGGCGACCTCTATCCCGACTCGACCAATCCCGCGGGATCGACCGGCGACGGGATCGCGATGGCAGCACTGGCCGGCGCAGACATCGACGACATGGAGTTCGTCCAGTTCCACCCGACGGCCCACGTCGACGACAGCGGGACGCTGCTCATCAGCGAGGCCGTCCGCGGCGAGGGCGCAACCCTCCGGAACGCCTACGGCGAACGGTTCATGCCCGCCTACGACGAGGACGCGGAACTCGCGCCGCGGGACGTGGTCTCGCGGGCGGTCAAGAACGAGCAGGGGGTGAGCGACGAGGTCTTCCTCGACGTTTCGGACATCGACTTCGAAGAGCGGTTCCCGGACCTCGTCGAGCAGTGCGAGCAGCGTGGGATCGACTGGGAATCGGGGATCCCCGTCAGGCCCGCCCAGCACTTCCTCTGTGGTGGAGTCTCTGTCGACGAGTGGGGCCGAACCTCCCTGGACCGGCTCTACGCCGTCGGCGAGTGTGCCCACACCGGCGTCCACGGGGCCAACCGTCTGGCGAGCACCAGCCTGCTTGAGGGGTTGGTCTGGGGACTCCGGGCCGGTGAGGATGCCCCTGGACGCGAACCCACGCCGATGGACGTCCCCGACCTGGACGACCGCGATCCGGCGCTCCCCGACTCCTTCGCCCGCGAGAAGTTCACGCGACTCCGTCGCGTGATGGGCGAGTACGTCGGCATCGAGCGGGATCCCGACGAATTGGAGCGAGCGCTCGGAGTCCTCCGGCGACTCAAGGGCGAGGTCGACGCCTACGTCCGGACGCGAACCTCCAGATCGCTGTACGAACTCCGGAACGCGAGCGTCGTCGCGCTGCTGATCGCCCGCGCTGCCGCCGCAAACGACGAGAGCGTCGGCACGCACAATCTCGTCTCCGACGACGAGACGACAACCGACGATGAGGCGACCGTCGAGACGCCATGA
- a CDS encoding universal stress protein, which produces MTRPSVLVPIRVLEGESLPEGVPDLLSNAHVVLLGYHVIPGQTAPGQARMQFEDRALDRLEEFEQALSDAGATVDHRLVFTHDAQQTIDRQIAENDCLAALVPRALADLEDILVAVRGTVGIDRLAQVVAGLFADRDIDVTLYHVTGEDETDEDVDVLLDGLTDRLADEDVDPARIKTRVDRDVKPVDAIAELAEDYDCVIMGESDPTLSTFVFGMPADQVADRFLGPVLVVQRESSEA; this is translated from the coding sequence ATGACCCGACCATCAGTACTCGTCCCGATCCGCGTGCTCGAAGGTGAATCGCTCCCGGAGGGGGTGCCCGACCTCCTCTCGAACGCTCACGTCGTCCTGCTGGGGTATCACGTCATCCCCGGGCAGACGGCCCCCGGCCAGGCTCGCATGCAGTTCGAAGATCGCGCTCTGGACCGTCTCGAAGAGTTCGAGCAGGCACTGTCCGACGCTGGCGCAACCGTCGACCACCGACTGGTGTTTACCCACGACGCCCAGCAGACGATCGACCGCCAGATCGCCGAGAACGACTGTCTGGCCGCGCTCGTGCCCCGCGCCCTTGCGGACCTCGAAGACATCCTCGTGGCCGTCCGGGGCACCGTCGGCATCGACCGACTGGCTCAGGTAGTCGCCGGCCTCTTCGCCGACCGGGACATCGACGTCACGCTCTATCACGTGACGGGCGAGGACGAAACCGACGAAGACGTCGACGTCCTGCTCGACGGACTCACCGACCGCCTGGCCGACGAGGACGTCGATCCCGCCCGGATCAAGACGCGGGTCGACCGGGACGTGAAACCGGTCGATGCCATCGCCGAACTCGCCGAGGACTACGACTGCGTGATCATGGGCGAGTCCGACCCGACGCTGTCGACGTTCGTTTTCGGGATGCCCGCCGACCAGGTCGCCGATCGGTTCCTCGGCCCTGTCCTGGTCGTCCAGCGGGAATCGAGCGAGGCGTAA
- a CDS encoding APC family permease, translating into MDDREVDVSTAGENIEGQRPEPEPESVTDETTTHEEGVELERTIGLVGGLAIGIGTMIGAGIFVFPGLAAKEAGPAAALSFGIGGVIALLVALPASELATAMPRSGGGYYFISRSLGTAGGAIVGLGLWLGLVFAAAFYLVGLGHYVVAVLAEVGIVLSLGPAPPHVVLGLLFGAALTALSVAGTERTAALQNIIVVVLLVILTGVLTYGVLDAMGIFGRQSVPDTFFSKGYSPVLRTAALVFTSYLGFAQVATVAGEIKRPSRNLPLAMVGSVIIVTVFYAVTIFVATSTFGADRLGTFGETAMVNVGRDLLGLPGAVLILVAGLLATFSSANASILSASRSIYALSRDALLPKKASEINLKYGTPHVALAMAGGPILVLVATDSVEILAEVASFLHLVMYALICVALLVLRRRDPDWYDPDFRMPGSPVLPAIGAVASVALIAFMNGASIGIGVVIMVLSYGWYRYYADDLDLKGDI; encoded by the coding sequence ATGGACGACCGCGAGGTCGACGTCTCGACGGCCGGCGAGAACATCGAGGGCCAGCGGCCCGAACCCGAACCCGAGTCGGTCACCGACGAGACGACGACCCACGAAGAGGGTGTCGAACTCGAGCGGACGATCGGGCTGGTCGGCGGGCTGGCGATCGGTATCGGGACGATGATCGGCGCGGGGATCTTCGTCTTCCCCGGGCTCGCGGCGAAGGAGGCCGGTCCGGCAGCCGCACTCTCCTTTGGGATCGGCGGCGTCATCGCGTTGCTGGTCGCGTTGCCGGCCTCGGAACTCGCGACGGCGATGCCCCGCAGCGGCGGCGGCTACTACTTCATCTCCCGCTCGCTAGGCACGGCCGGCGGGGCGATCGTCGGGCTCGGCCTGTGGCTGGGGCTGGTCTTCGCCGCCGCGTTCTACCTCGTCGGCCTGGGGCACTACGTCGTCGCCGTCCTCGCGGAGGTCGGAATCGTCCTCTCGCTCGGGCCGGCCCCACCACACGTTGTGCTGGGGCTGCTCTTTGGGGCCGCCCTCACCGCCCTTAGCGTCGCCGGGACCGAACGGACGGCGGCCCTCCAGAACATCATCGTCGTCGTGTTGCTGGTCATTCTCACGGGCGTCCTTACCTACGGTGTCCTCGATGCGATGGGTATCTTCGGCCGCCAGTCCGTCCCTGACACGTTCTTCTCGAAGGGGTACTCCCCGGTACTCAGGACCGCTGCGCTGGTCTTTACGTCGTATCTCGGCTTCGCACAAGTGGCGACGGTCGCCGGTGAGATCAAGCGCCCGAGTCGAAACCTGCCCCTGGCGATGGTCGGCTCGGTGATCATTGTCACCGTCTTCTACGCCGTGACGATCTTCGTCGCGACGAGCACGTTCGGCGCGGATCGCCTCGGCACCTTCGGCGAGACGGCGATGGTCAACGTGGGGCGAGATCTGCTGGGACTGCCCGGCGCAGTGTTGATCCTCGTCGCCGGCCTGCTGGCGACCTTCTCCAGCGCCAACGCCTCGATCCTGAGTGCCTCGCGGTCCATCTACGCGCTGAGCCGCGACGCCTTGCTCCCGAAGAAGGCCAGCGAGATCAACCTCAAATACGGCACGCCACACGTCGCCCTGGCGATGGCCGGCGGCCCGATCCTGGTGCTCGTGGCGACCGACAGCGTCGAGATCCTGGCGGAGGTGGCGTCGTTTCTGCACCTGGTGATGTACGCGCTGATCTGCGTCGCGTTGCTCGTGTTACGGCGGCGCGATCCGGACTGGTACGACCCCGATTTCCGAATGCCAGGTTCGCCCGTGTTGCCGGCCATCGGTGCGGTCGCCAGCGTCGCGCTGATCGCGTTCATGAACGGCGCCTCGATCGGCATCGGCGTCGTGATCATGGTACTGTCCTACGGGTGGTACCGCTACTACGCCGACGACCTGGACCTCAAAGGTGACATCTGA
- the nadA gene encoding quinolinate synthase NadA, whose protein sequence is MQTADLDTDLSLFKYDNLSQLPPAYRDLDADQRERRIDTALEELDDDVVILGHNYQRREIVEHADFIGDSYQLSKEAANSDAEYVIFGGVTFMAESADIITDDDQQVILPSMEASCPMAGMAEALQVDSAWAKLTAATDDDVIPICYMNSYADLKAFCAEHGGLVCTSSNAADAFEWAFERGDKVLFLPDKHLGTNTAYDLGLEDDTLVWDPWADDTEPEAIRANDVILWEGYCQVHERFRADHVEAVREDYPDANVIVHPECRRDVVEAADRVGSTADITRAVENADPGETWAIGTEIHLANHLDRWHPDVEVVPLCGDACMDCNAMRQIDPNYLLWVLEELVEGREQNVINVDPATADRAATALDRMLEL, encoded by the coding sequence ATGCAAACGGCTGATCTGGACACGGATCTCAGCCTGTTCAAATACGACAATCTGTCACAGTTGCCCCCGGCCTACCGGGATCTCGACGCCGATCAACGTGAGCGCCGGATCGACACGGCACTCGAGGAACTCGACGACGACGTCGTCATTCTGGGCCACAACTACCAGCGGCGGGAGATCGTCGAACACGCCGACTTCATCGGCGACTCCTACCAGCTAAGCAAGGAGGCCGCCAACTCCGACGCCGAGTACGTCATCTTCGGCGGCGTGACCTTCATGGCCGAATCGGCCGATATCATCACCGACGACGACCAGCAGGTCATCCTCCCGAGTATGGAAGCGTCCTGTCCCATGGCCGGGATGGCGGAGGCGCTCCAGGTCGATTCGGCGTGGGCAAAGCTCACGGCGGCGACCGACGACGATGTGATCCCGATCTGCTATATGAACTCGTATGCGGACCTCAAAGCCTTCTGTGCCGAACACGGCGGGCTGGTCTGTACCTCCTCGAACGCCGCCGACGCCTTCGAGTGGGCCTTCGAGCGCGGTGACAAGGTGCTGTTCCTGCCCGACAAACACCTCGGAACCAACACCGCCTACGACCTCGGTCTCGAAGACGACACGCTCGTCTGGGACCCCTGGGCCGACGACACCGAGCCCGAGGCGATCCGGGCGAACGACGTCATCCTCTGGGAAGGGTACTGCCAGGTCCACGAGCGGTTCAGGGCCGACCACGTCGAGGCGGTTCGAGAGGACTATCCAGACGCGAACGTGATCGTCCACCCCGAGTGTCGCCGCGATGTCGTCGAGGCGGCCGATCGCGTCGGCTCGACGGCGGACATCACGCGAGCAGTCGAGAACGCGGATCCCGGCGAGACCTGGGCAATCGGGACCGAGATCCACCTCGCCAACCACCTCGATCGCTGGCATCCCGATGTCGAGGTCGTCCCGTTGTGTGGCGACGCCTGTATGGACTGCAACGCGATGCGCCAGATCGATCCCAATTACCTGCTGTGGGTGCTCGAAGAGCTCGTCGAGGGTCGCGAGCAGAACGTCATCAACGTCGACCCGGCGACGGCGGATCGCGCGGCAACCGCGCTCGATCGCATGCTCGAACTCTGA
- a CDS encoding sulfite exporter TauE/SafE family protein gives MGTNESHVDPVAFLEHLRAFRYREVTMALATLSVIAGSIVFFPGVEGMTSGLQSDVSAEILALFVGVAILAGAIKGMIGFGYALIATPIFASVIDPTLAVVVLAIPPWMLNMFQVGETDTGMTFIREEWVLLVLAIVGAVVGVAVLDAVETGPLVPFLIGVIVFGYVLFQLGQGFVTVEKAHHPVAMSVAGALEGFLLAVANLGPLLPAYFHTFERDTERYIGGLSMVLGAIFTVRILQMALFTDLMTAYRLWLGSVIAVVTLVGLFVGTYLRRLEIDERRFNLFVIALLFVISLNIFRQTIPALFL, from the coding sequence ATGGGGACGAACGAGTCGCACGTCGATCCGGTAGCGTTTCTCGAACATCTCCGGGCCTTCCGGTACCGGGAGGTGACGATGGCGCTGGCGACGCTGTCGGTCATCGCCGGGTCGATCGTCTTCTTCCCGGGCGTCGAGGGGATGACCAGCGGGCTGCAGTCGGACGTCTCGGCGGAGATTCTGGCCCTCTTCGTCGGCGTCGCGATCCTCGCCGGCGCGATCAAGGGCATGATCGGCTTCGGCTACGCGCTGATCGCGACGCCCATCTTCGCGTCGGTGATCGACCCGACGCTCGCTGTCGTCGTCCTGGCGATCCCGCCGTGGATGCTCAACATGTTCCAGGTCGGCGAGACTGACACTGGCATGACCTTCATCCGCGAGGAGTGGGTCCTGCTCGTGCTGGCAATCGTCGGTGCAGTCGTCGGGGTGGCCGTCCTCGATGCGGTCGAGACCGGCCCGCTCGTGCCGTTCCTGATCGGCGTGATCGTCTTCGGGTACGTGCTCTTCCAGCTCGGCCAGGGATTCGTGACCGTCGAGAAGGCACACCATCCCGTGGCGATGAGCGTCGCCGGCGCGCTGGAAGGGTTCCTGCTGGCGGTGGCAAATCTCGGCCCGCTGCTGCCTGCCTACTTCCACACCTTCGAGCGCGACACGGAGCGCTACATCGGTGGGCTCTCGATGGTGCTGGGTGCGATCTTCACCGTCCGGATCCTCCAGATGGCGCTGTTCACGGACCTGATGACGGCCTACCGGCTGTGGCTGGGCTCGGTCATCGCCGTCGTGACGCTCGTCGGGTTGTTCGTCGGGACCTATCTCCGGCGGCTGGAGATCGACGAGCGGCGGTTCAACTTGTTCGTGATCGCGCTGCTGTTCGTGATCTCGCTGAACATCTTCAGGCAGACGATCCCGGCACTATTCTTATAA
- the nadC gene encoding carboxylating nicotinate-nucleotide diphosphorylase: MITDGQVEQWLREDLGHHDVTNDVPGKTDGRLVAREGGVIAGLQAATAVFEYLGVDAERTVEAGDTVDPGEVLLHTEGPARETLRGERVAINLAGHASGVATTTREAVGAAREVDPAVTVACTRKTTPGLRGIEKRAVAAAGGDTHRLDLSHMVMVKDNHVAEMGLEPAIEQFRERASFTTKIEVEVESPADAPTAAEAGADIILLDNMSPGECAQAVERLDEAGHDDVLTEASGGITIETVPAYAKTGVDVISMGSLTHSADALDLSFRMATTD; this comes from the coding sequence ATGATCACCGACGGACAGGTCGAGCAGTGGCTCCGCGAAGATCTGGGCCACCACGACGTGACCAACGACGTGCCGGGCAAGACCGACGGACGGCTGGTCGCCCGCGAGGGCGGCGTCATAGCCGGCCTGCAGGCGGCGACCGCGGTCTTCGAGTACCTCGGCGTCGACGCCGAACGGACCGTCGAAGCGGGCGACACCGTCGATCCCGGCGAGGTACTCCTCCACACGGAAGGGCCGGCCCGCGAGACCCTCCGCGGCGAGCGCGTGGCGATAAACCTCGCGGGACACGCCTCGGGAGTCGCCACGACGACCCGGGAGGCCGTTGGGGCGGCCCGGGAGGTCGATCCCGCGGTGACCGTCGCCTGCACCCGAAAGACCACGCCGGGTCTGCGCGGGATCGAGAAGCGGGCGGTCGCCGCAGCCGGCGGGGACACCCACCGCCTTGACCTCTCGCACATGGTCATGGTGAAGGACAACCACGTCGCCGAGATGGGGCTCGAACCCGCCATCGAACAGTTCCGCGAACGGGCGTCGTTCACCACGAAGATCGAAGTCGAGGTCGAGTCACCCGCCGACGCACCTACGGCGGCCGAGGCCGGAGCGGACATCATCCTGCTGGACAACATGTCGCCCGGAGAGTGTGCGCAAGCGGTCGAGCGACTGGACGAGGCCGGTCACGATGACGTACTCACGGAGGCCAGCGGCGGGATCACGATCGAGACGGTGCCCGCATACGCGAAGACTGGTGTCGACGTGATCTCGATGGGATCGCTGACCCATTCCGCGGACGCGCTGGATCTGTCGTTTCGGATGGCAACGACTGACTAG
- a CDS encoding TOPRIM nucleotidyl transferase/hydrolase domain-containing protein, whose protein sequence is MDLGSSPFISRRQLLVEGPTEYYIVAAVANYFSQELDRDLFGWKKLSVMPVRGAPNVIGQASWLASEGIDFAIMLDSDEEGRDTLERIEKHNPDIDSDRVVMLQNSSNSEEVVTEDMFDPELYVSEFNAEYKEFTSELDNDFEPAQVKGIDGLRWEVGGIEYDGTRLDKVLVEYLESSALSEDLENSRGEIELRKRQIAERIASRLNRSAVEEDQLQSFNRVFADLDSAMDLDS, encoded by the coding sequence GTGGACCTCGGTTCGTCGCCGTTCATCTCTCGTCGTCAATTACTGGTAGAGGGGCCTACAGAGTATTATATCGTGGCAGCCGTTGCCAATTATTTCAGCCAGGAGCTAGACAGAGATTTGTTTGGATGGAAGAAACTGTCCGTTATGCCGGTTCGTGGAGCGCCCAATGTCATTGGGCAAGCAAGCTGGCTTGCTAGCGAGGGAATCGATTTTGCGATAATGTTGGATAGTGATGAGGAGGGCCGTGATACCTTAGAACGAATTGAGAAACATAATCCGGATATTGACTCAGACCGGGTTGTTATGCTACAAAACAGTTCGAATAGCGAAGAGGTTGTAACTGAAGACATGTTCGACCCTGAGCTGTATGTCTCCGAATTCAATGCTGAATACAAAGAGTTCACATCCGAGCTTGACAACGATTTTGAACCTGCTCAGGTCAAAGGCATCGACGGACTCAGATGGGAGGTCGGTGGAATCGAATATGACGGTACTCGGCTTGATAAAGTTCTAGTAGAGTACCTTGAGAGTTCAGCCCTCTCCGAGGATTTGGAGAATTCACGTGGAGAGATTGAGCTTCGTAAACGACAGATTGCAGAGCGAATCGCTTCAAGGCTGAATCGAAGTGCCGTGGAGGAAGATCAATTACAGTCCTTCAACCGAGTATTCGCTGATCTCGACTCTGCAATGGATCTCGATAGCTAA